A region from the Hypericibacter adhaerens genome encodes:
- a CDS encoding ABC transporter permease, producing MSVGTTTPAAASALGASRLKEWGEIARQLLRSPTFLAGALILGFWIFCALFGDLIVPYDPLETDLLAVLEPPSADHWFGADQLGRDVFSRVITGSRDILTVAPLATLLSTILGTLLGLVTGYFRGVVDDVLSRIIDALLSLPTVLIGLVALTSLGTSNTTVIFVIAFSFAPIIARTVRASVLSERELDYVAAARLRRESSLYIMLAEILPNVLPPILVEFNVRLGYAIFTVATLSFMGFGIQPPSPDWGLTISENYGLVGGGYWWTVIYDAVAIASLVVGVNLIADSIQGVLDG from the coding sequence ATGAGCGTCGGCACCACCACGCCCGCCGCCGCCTCCGCGCTCGGCGCCAGCCGCCTCAAGGAATGGGGCGAGATCGCGCGCCAGCTGCTGCGCTCGCCGACCTTCCTCGCGGGCGCGCTGATCCTGGGCTTCTGGATCTTCTGCGCCCTCTTCGGCGACCTGATCGTGCCCTACGACCCGCTGGAGACCGATCTCCTCGCCGTGCTGGAGCCGCCCTCGGCCGACCACTGGTTCGGCGCCGACCAGCTCGGCCGCGACGTGTTCTCGCGCGTCATCACCGGCTCGCGCGACATCCTGACGGTGGCGCCGCTGGCGACCCTCCTCAGCACCATCCTCGGCACGCTTCTGGGCCTGGTGACCGGCTATTTCCGCGGCGTCGTGGACGACGTGCTGAGCCGCATCATCGACGCGCTCCTGTCGCTGCCGACGGTCCTGATCGGCCTCGTGGCGCTCACCTCGCTCGGGACGTCGAACACCACGGTCATATTCGTCATCGCCTTCAGCTTCGCGCCCATCATCGCCCGCACCGTGCGCGCAAGCGTGCTCTCCGAGCGCGAGCTCGACTATGTTGCGGCCGCCCGGCTCCGGCGCGAGAGCAGCCTCTACATCATGCTGGCCGAGATCCTGCCCAACGTGCTGCCGCCGATCCTGGTAGAGTTCAATGTGCGGCTGGGCTACGCGATCTTCACGGTCGCGACCCTGAGCTTCATGGGTTTCGGCATCCAGCCGCCTTCGCCCGACTGGGGCCTCACCATCTCCGAGAATTACGGTCTCGTGGGTGGCGGCTACTGGTGGACGGTGATCTACGACGCGGTCGCCATCGCCTCGCTGGTGGTGGGCGTCAATCTCATCGCCGATTCCATCCAGGGGGTGCTGGATGGCTGA
- a CDS encoding ABC transporter ATP-binding protein, producing MAETATAQSVSLAAASADALEVENLDVVYEVRGRDRQVLSGLSFRIGRGEAYGLVGESGCGKSTAALAAVRYLPRNGRVSAGKIRVDGRDLLTMGPADLRALRAKSVSMVYQDPGRALNPSIKVGEQLAEVFEFAGLRRKESLDRSVAMLERVRIVDPRRVMERYPHQLSGGMQQRVSIAMALATNPALLILDEPTTGLDVTVEAEVLDLVEQLRGEFRTSILFISHNLAVVSRVCERVGVLYAGKLVEEGPTQAVFNDPRHPYSVGLLRCLPRRGRRKDHGRLDTIPGFLPLPGSHVTGCIFAERCGLADDHCRQVEPALADLGGRATRCHYPDRAPALPRVLASDAPVAKPQANAKPILAIRDLSKTFESGGHKVAALRDVNLDLRPGETLGLVGESGSGKTTLARLILGLTAPDKGGSIMLDGAMLPAALVGRSSRQVKQLQIVFQNPDSALNRSHTVRGLIGRAITKLAGIKGGDVMARLLELTRVVRLADRYLNAKPRQLSGGLKQRVAIARAFAGDPRVVVCDEPTSALDVSVQAAILNLLADLQAMQGVSYVFISHDLGVVRYLSDRIAVLYLGRLMQVGTAEQVFAGPYHPYTEALLSAIPTLDGRQPERIRLTGEIPSAINPPKGCVFHTRCPHKIGAICESQEPPLTEIAGGDFVRCHIPVAELPRAQVAG from the coding sequence ATGGCTGAGACGGCCACCGCGCAATCCGTCAGCCTCGCGGCCGCGTCGGCCGATGCGCTCGAGGTCGAGAATCTCGACGTCGTCTACGAGGTCCGCGGCCGCGACCGGCAGGTGCTGAGCGGCCTGAGCTTCCGCATCGGCCGCGGCGAGGCCTATGGGCTGGTCGGCGAATCCGGCTGCGGCAAATCGACGGCGGCGCTGGCCGCCGTGCGCTACCTGCCGCGCAACGGCCGCGTCAGCGCCGGGAAGATCCGCGTCGACGGCCGCGACCTGCTGACGATGGGCCCGGCCGATCTGAGGGCTTTGCGCGCGAAATCGGTCTCGATGGTCTATCAGGACCCCGGCCGCGCGCTCAATCCCTCGATCAAGGTCGGCGAGCAGCTGGCCGAGGTGTTCGAGTTCGCCGGATTGCGCCGCAAGGAATCGCTCGACCGCTCGGTCGCCATGCTCGAGCGCGTGCGGATCGTCGATCCCCGGCGCGTCATGGAGCGCTATCCGCACCAGCTCTCGGGCGGCATGCAGCAGCGCGTCTCGATCGCCATGGCGCTCGCCACCAACCCGGCGCTCCTGATCCTGGACGAGCCCACCACCGGCCTCGACGTCACGGTCGAGGCCGAGGTGCTCGACCTGGTCGAGCAGCTGCGCGGCGAGTTCCGCACCTCGATCCTCTTCATCAGCCACAATCTCGCGGTGGTGTCGCGGGTCTGCGAGCGGGTCGGCGTGCTCTATGCCGGCAAGCTGGTGGAGGAGGGGCCGACCCAGGCGGTCTTCAACGACCCCCGCCATCCCTATTCGGTGGGACTCCTGCGCTGCCTGCCGCGGCGCGGCCGGCGCAAGGATCACGGCCGCCTCGACACCATCCCGGGCTTCCTGCCGCTGCCCGGCAGCCATGTGACGGGCTGCATCTTCGCCGAGCGCTGCGGGCTCGCCGACGATCATTGCCGCCAGGTCGAGCCCGCGCTCGCCGATCTCGGCGGCCGCGCCACCCGCTGCCACTATCCGGACCGCGCGCCCGCTCTGCCGCGCGTGCTGGCCTCCGACGCGCCGGTGGCGAAGCCGCAGGCCAATGCCAAGCCGATCCTCGCCATCCGCGACCTCTCCAAGACCTTCGAGAGCGGCGGCCACAAGGTGGCGGCGCTGCGCGACGTCAATCTCGACCTCAGGCCCGGCGAGACGCTGGGGCTGGTGGGCGAATCCGGCAGCGGCAAGACCACGCTGGCGCGGCTGATCCTGGGCCTGACCGCCCCCGACAAGGGCGGGAGCATCATGCTCGACGGTGCCATGCTGCCGGCGGCCCTGGTCGGCCGCTCGAGCCGGCAGGTCAAGCAGCTCCAGATCGTGTTCCAGAATCCGGATTCGGCCCTCAACCGTTCCCACACGGTGCGCGGCCTCATCGGGCGCGCGATCACCAAGCTCGCCGGCATCAAGGGCGGCGACGTGATGGCGCGGCTGCTCGAGCTCACCCGCGTGGTGCGGCTCGCCGACCGCTATCTCAACGCCAAGCCGCGCCAGCTCTCGGGCGGCTTGAAGCAGCGCGTCGCGATCGCGCGTGCCTTCGCGGGCGATCCGCGCGTGGTGGTCTGCGACGAGCCGACCTCGGCCCTCGACGTCTCGGTGCAGGCGGCGATCCTCAACCTGCTCGCCGACCTGCAGGCGATGCAGGGGGTGAGCTATGTCTTCATCTCGCACGACCTCGGCGTCGTCCGCTATCTGTCGGACCGGATCGCCGTGCTCTATCTCGGCCGCCTGATGCAGGTGGGCACGGCCGAGCAGGTCTTCGCCGGGCCCTATCACCCCTATACCGAGGCGCTGCTCTCGGCGATCCCCACCCTCGACGGCCGCCAGCCCGAACGCATCCGCCTGACGGGCGAGATCCCGAGCGCCATCAACCCGCCGAAGGGTTGCGTCTTCCACACCCGCTGCCCGCACAAGATCGGCGCCATCTGCGAAAGCCAGGAACCGCCCCTGACCGAGATCGCCGGCGGCGATTTCGTCCGCTGCCATATCCCCGTGGCCGAGCTGCCGAGGGCGCAGGTGGCGGGGTGA
- a CDS encoding class I adenylate-forming enzyme family protein, producing the protein MRLEAIGFGSVTDLVSGVTLTGAALRAEAVRRAAILAGHGLGPGQAALITHGGTPGFFCDLFAVWQCGAIAACANPGLTRDELATVAGFLSPKLLLATDGFAHGQGLSLPILDLKREHGAAEAAAPAGLLGGGLDDTALLLFTSGTTGAPKGVAHSYRSILARLALNRAHIGLADLARTLCVLPTHFGHGLIGNCLTPLFAGGDLYLHGAGGLATAAALPQTIDDHAITFMSSVPSFWKIALKAGKPPKGGSLARVHIGSAPLGADLWRQVMGWSGTDRVVNMYGITETANWVAGASAAEGGPEDGLIGRLWGGQAAILTGEGRLLAEGEGEILLQTPSLMQGYWRRPDLTAPVLQAGWFHTGDIGRLDAAGTLRLVGRQKDEINRAGMKINPAEIDLFLERHPQVAEACCFAMADAVSGEILAAAIRTTDNAKLAPADLRAWCLERIRRELVPERWFLLPEIPKTDRGKISRATVRQHCEGLKR; encoded by the coding sequence ATGCGTCTGGAGGCCATCGGGTTCGGCAGCGTGACCGACCTCGTCAGCGGCGTGACGCTGACGGGGGCGGCGCTGCGCGCCGAGGCGGTGCGCCGGGCGGCGATCCTGGCCGGCCACGGGCTGGGGCCGGGGCAGGCGGCCCTCATCACCCATGGCGGCACGCCCGGTTTCTTCTGCGACCTCTTCGCCGTCTGGCAGTGCGGCGCCATCGCGGCTTGCGCCAACCCGGGCCTGACCCGCGACGAGCTCGCGACCGTGGCGGGCTTCCTCTCGCCGAAGCTGCTCCTGGCGACGGACGGTTTCGCCCATGGCCAGGGCCTGTCCCTGCCGATCCTCGATCTCAAGCGCGAGCACGGGGCGGCCGAGGCCGCGGCCCCTGCGGGTCTTCTCGGCGGCGGCCTCGACGACACGGCGCTGCTGCTCTTCACCTCGGGCACGACGGGCGCGCCCAAGGGCGTCGCCCACAGCTATCGCTCGATCCTGGCGCGCCTGGCGCTGAACCGCGCCCATATCGGCCTGGCCGATCTCGCGCGCACGCTCTGCGTGCTGCCGACCCATTTCGGCCATGGCCTGATCGGCAACTGCCTGACGCCGCTCTTCGCCGGCGGCGATCTCTATCTCCATGGCGCGGGCGGCCTCGCCACGGCGGCCGCCCTGCCGCAGACGATCGACGATCACGCCATCACCTTCATGAGCTCGGTGCCGAGCTTCTGGAAGATCGCGCTCAAGGCGGGCAAGCCGCCCAAGGGCGGATCGCTGGCGCGCGTCCATATCGGCTCCGCACCCTTGGGCGCCGATCTCTGGCGCCAGGTGATGGGCTGGAGTGGCACCGACCGGGTGGTGAACATGTATGGCATCACCGAGACGGCGAACTGGGTCGCCGGCGCCTCGGCCGCGGAAGGCGGGCCCGAGGACGGGCTGATCGGCCGGCTCTGGGGCGGTCAGGCCGCGATCCTCACGGGCGAAGGCCGGCTCCTGGCCGAGGGCGAAGGCGAGATCCTGCTGCAGACCCCGAGCCTGATGCAGGGCTACTGGCGGCGCCCCGATCTGACCGCGCCCGTGCTCCAGGCCGGCTGGTTCCATACCGGCGATATCGGCCGGCTCGATGCGGCCGGCACGCTGCGCCTGGTCGGGCGCCAGAAGGACGAGATCAACCGCGCCGGCATGAAGATCAACCCGGCCGAGATCGATCTCTTCCTCGAGCGCCATCCGCAGGTGGCCGAGGCCTGCTGCTTCGCCATGGCCGACGCGGTCTCGGGCGAGATCCTGGCGGCGGCGATCCGCACCACGGACAATGCGAAGCTGGCGCCGGCCGATCTCCGGGCCTGGTGCCTGGAGCGGATCCGGCGCGAGCTGGTGCCGGAGCGCTGGTTCCTGCTGCCGGAGATTCCCAAGACCGATCGTGGCAAGATCAGCCGCGCCACGGTGCGCCAGCATTGCGAAGGACTGAAACGGTGA
- a CDS encoding GNAT family N-acetyltransferase gives MNEKTPSPRAAAPVPGAAQPPRLQPKAAAPAAAGAAKPHPGVPLASWRPGQPLRLETEHYVVRSMQHADVCPDYLTWTRDEEIMTGVNSAPSSMTIADIHKYIDRFNNKTSFHFGVFLKETGRLIGFYSCYWDRRHNLASTNVVIGDKAWWGKGAVLETRNAIIDFMFDKLKVGKIWGNPMARNVPSVFNYRAQGFRCEGVLKRHRINPAGERVDQFMFGLLPEDWAAHKAKRAAAKPAKKTGA, from the coding sequence GTGAACGAGAAGACGCCATCGCCACGGGCCGCCGCGCCGGTTCCCGGCGCCGCCCAGCCGCCGCGCCTCCAGCCGAAAGCGGCCGCGCCGGCGGCGGCCGGGGCGGCAAAGCCGCATCCCGGCGTGCCGCTCGCCTCCTGGCGCCCCGGCCAGCCGCTGCGCCTCGAGACCGAGCATTATGTCGTGCGCTCGATGCAGCATGCCGATGTCTGCCCGGACTATCTCACCTGGACCCGGGACGAGGAGATCATGACCGGCGTCAACAGCGCCCCCAGCTCGATGACGATCGCGGACATCCACAAATATATCGACCGCTTCAACAACAAGACCTCGTTCCATTTCGGCGTCTTCCTCAAGGAGACGGGCCGGCTGATCGGCTTCTATTCCTGCTATTGGGACCGCCGGCACAATCTCGCCAGCACCAACGTGGTGATCGGCGACAAGGCCTGGTGGGGCAAGGGCGCGGTGCTCGAGACCCGCAACGCCATCATCGATTTCATGTTCGACAAGCTGAAGGTCGGCAAGATCTGGGGCAACCCGATGGCGCGCAACGTGCCTTCGGTCTTCAACTACCGCGCCCAGGGCTTCCGCTGCGAAGGGGTGCTGAAGCGCCACCGCATCAACCCCGCCGGCGAGCGCGTCGACCAGTTCATGTTCGGTCTCCTGCCCGAGGACTGGGCCGCGCACAAGGCCAAGCGCGCCGCCGCGAAGCCCGCGAAGAAGACGGGAGCCTGA
- a CDS encoding acyl carrier protein: MTTRAKALLATALEIDAATLPDDASIATLEAWDSLAHLRLVQALEAALGRELPAEHIFAIASLADVAAVLEGRPLAATA; this comes from the coding sequence ATGACGACCCGCGCCAAGGCCCTGCTCGCGACCGCGCTCGAGATCGACGCGGCGACGCTGCCCGACGACGCCTCGATCGCGACACTCGAAGCTTGGGACAGCCTCGCCCATCTGCGCCTCGTCCAGGCGCTCGAAGCGGCCCTCGGCCGCGAGCTTCCGGCCGAGCATATCTTCGCGATCGCAAGCCTTGCGGACGTGGCGGCGGTGCTGGAGGGAAGGCCACTCGCTGCCACGGCGTAG
- a CDS encoding nuclear transport factor 2 family protein, translating into MVTRTLGRLGILGSAVMLALSVLLCGPARADDQAQIAAAFTRFIEAANAHDLDAVGAIILESPEVVWYVNHTDAQGHEGVMRYFERVFDGRWSAKPDLSRAKWTRMGPGSWKLVLPIVIAEGSSDGPAQPLDFEVSQAWLLTAEGWKLLGFVTRSEPAP; encoded by the coding sequence ATGGTGACGCGGACCTTGGGAAGGCTCGGTATCCTCGGAAGCGCCGTGATGCTGGCGTTGTCGGTCCTTCTTTGCGGCCCTGCGCGCGCAGATGATCAAGCACAGATCGCCGCCGCCTTTACGCGCTTCATCGAAGCGGCCAACGCCCATGACCTCGATGCTGTCGGCGCGATCATCCTGGAGTCACCCGAGGTCGTCTGGTACGTCAATCACACGGATGCGCAGGGTCATGAAGGCGTCATGCGCTACTTTGAGCGCGTATTCGATGGCCGATGGAGCGCCAAGCCCGACCTGTCGCGGGCCAAGTGGACCAGGATGGGACCCGGCAGCTGGAAGCTGGTGTTGCCGATCGTCATCGCGGAGGGGTCGTCCGACGGGCCCGCTCAACCCCTCGATTTTGAAGTTTCGCAAGCCTGGCTCTTAACGGCCGAGGGGTGGAAGCTTCTGGGCTTCGTCACCCGCTCCGAACCGGCGCCATAG
- a CDS encoding DMT family transporter, with product MSAPLSKRDGILIMVPLTLCWGANWPAMSIALTEIPVWTFRALCLALGGAGLLAISLAGRASLRIPRRELRPLLICSFFNITAWHLLSAAGLQLLPAGRASIIAFTMPLWAGLIAWPVLGERPTVRSLGGLGLGLAGIAALIVPEWESIAAAPYGVLAMIGAAIGWASGTVGVKYWRWTMPTTVLTGWQILLGGIPVIIGAPIFDWGYGFDNVDGRGWIALAYTILVAMLFCQWAWFKVVATFPAQLAAISSLAIPIVGVVSSSLLTGETIGLDIVVALACVLSGLALVLLRPAKRPAASPARAGG from the coding sequence GTGAGCGCGCCGCTCTCCAAGCGCGACGGCATCCTGATCATGGTGCCGCTGACGCTCTGCTGGGGCGCCAACTGGCCGGCGATGTCGATCGCGCTCACGGAAATCCCGGTCTGGACCTTCCGCGCGCTCTGCCTCGCGCTGGGCGGCGCCGGGCTGCTCGCGATCTCGCTCGCCGGCAGGGCCTCCCTGCGCATTCCGCGGCGCGAGCTGCGGCCGCTCCTGATCTGCAGCTTCTTCAACATCACCGCCTGGCACCTGCTGTCGGCGGCGGGGCTGCAGCTGCTGCCGGCGGGGCGGGCCTCGATCATCGCCTTCACCATGCCGCTCTGGGCGGGGCTGATCGCCTGGCCGGTGCTGGGCGAGCGGCCGACGGTTCGCAGCCTGGGCGGGCTGGGGCTGGGCCTGGCCGGCATCGCCGCCCTGATCGTTCCCGAATGGGAGAGCATCGCGGCGGCCCCTTATGGCGTGCTGGCGATGATCGGCGCCGCCATCGGCTGGGCCTCCGGCACGGTCGGGGTCAAATATTGGCGCTGGACGATGCCCACCACCGTGCTCACCGGCTGGCAGATCCTGCTGGGCGGCATCCCGGTCATCATCGGTGCGCCGATCTTCGACTGGGGTTACGGTTTCGACAATGTCGATGGGCGCGGCTGGATCGCCCTCGCCTACACGATCCTGGTCGCGATGCTGTTCTGCCAGTGGGCCTGGTTCAAGGTGGTCGCGACCTTCCCCGCCCAGCTCGCGGCGATCAGCTCGCTCGCCATCCCCATCGTCGGCGTGGTCAGCAGCAGCCTGCTCACGGGCGAGACCATCGGCCTCGACATCGTGGTGGCGCTCGCCTGCGTGCTCTCGGGGCTGGCGCTGGTGCTGCTGCGACCGGCGAAGCGGCCGGCAGCGAGTCCCGCACGGGCCGGGGGATAG
- a CDS encoding DUF1289 domain-containing protein: MDDQRARRLLERERRRAERLKALAEGPPSPCIGVCRIDDRSGWCIGCFRNIDEIREWMIMPPAERHRLLEELKQRRASQSPAAAHGAGSHPGAAPAVKPDEKQK, translated from the coding sequence ATGGATGATCAGCGGGCGCGCCGCCTTCTCGAGCGCGAGCGCCGGCGTGCCGAGCGATTGAAGGCGCTGGCGGAGGGGCCGCCCAGCCCCTGCATCGGCGTCTGCCGGATCGACGACCGCAGCGGCTGGTGTATCGGCTGCTTCCGCAACATCGACGAGATCCGCGAGTGGATGATCATGCCGCCGGCCGAGCGGCACCGGCTGCTGGAGGAATTGAAGCAGCGCCGCGCCTCGCAATCGCCCGCCGCCGCGCATGGGGCGGGTTCTCATCCCGGCGCGGCACCCGCGGTGAAGCCGGACGAGAAGCAGAAGTGA